The Fusarium poae strain DAOMC 252244 chromosome 2, whole genome shotgun sequence nucleotide sequence TCATAGAGACATCATCAGCAGAGGACCTGCGCCTCTTGTGTGAGTTCAGCACATCAATTAGAGAAACTAGTGACGCTTCAGAAACCATGCAAAAACTGTCACGACTCTGCCAAGTCATGAGTAATGTCGCGGCACTTTATGTCGAGGCCAAGTCGCAACAGCAAGAAGACCAAACAATGGTGCCAATCGGAGACGAGTTTGACGTTTATCTGAGCCAACTAGGCTTCATGCCTGTAATGGACACAAACATCAACGCCGCCGGTAGCGACCCTAGTGCTGCATTTCCAGATAACTCGCAGGTGGCGCAAATGGCAGAGTGGATGTCTGGAAGCCGCAACTTGCTGGGATTGTTGGAACAGGATATATCTCAAATTGGGGGTCCCCAGTGGCCACCGATGTAAAGGGTGAAGGGCGAAGGGCAGAGCCAATAGATAGAGATGTATCAACGCAATGTTATCATTCAGTGTTCCGAGTGTCGCAAGATCTAGTTGGTAGGAAATCGCGGATTGTAAACCTCGTAGCCCTCATCTTCGGTGTCGCTCTCTGACGAGAGGTTTTTCTGGAGACCAGGGTTGATAGGAGCAGGCTCAAACGCGTTGGTCGGCTTGAGATTTTCAGTGATTGATGGCGTTGATCCTGATCCGCTGCTTTCGACTTTGGTGAAAGCACTCTTGAAGCCACTCTTCTTGAAACCACCTTTCTTGAACCCTCCGCCTCCACCTCCTGTACTCACAGCAGCTTCCTGGCCGGGGAGCTTGATGCTAATGAGACCATCCGCTTTGGCCTCTGCCTTACGCGCACGTGAGCCAGCATTAGGGTCACGAACCATGGCTTTCATATCCTTGAGGCGCTGTTTGTGACTATGGTCATAACTGCCGAGATGAGCTTCATAGTCATTCATCCTCGAATAGCCTTTAGAGCACAGCTGGCAGTAGAAAGACTTTTGCGCTTCCCGCGCAGCCGCAGTCTGCGCTGCAGGGAGTGTTTGGTGTCGCTAAAGACGTGTCAGTAAGGGGGCGATCATCATGCTACTTTAGGGCTTACAGGAGGCATGTTTCTTTGCTTGATGTTCTCTTCAAGCGCGTATGGTGGATTTGCCGTAAGGAAGATGTGGATCTCATCGACTGTTGAATGTTTGATCGGGAAAGATTGAGCACCGCCTACTGAGTATGGAGATAAGGTACTAGGGGGTACGGGCACTAACTTCATATGGCCAAGGTTTTCGAGGACATCTGCCACCAATCAGAATCTGGCATGTCTTGCTGACCGGGTTCCCAGAACATCAACGTCATTCCCAGGGGCTTTCGGCAGGGGCTTCCAGAACAACTGCCCGGGCCAGAATCTATGGCAGCTTCCCCCGTCTCCAACCACGTTGAGGCGCTAATCCCAACTGGAAAAACTTCCCTGTCACGAGCGcgccatcatctcttcttctACGTTTGGACTCCCCGCCTGCATTTCCAGGAGCTGTTTCTCTCATCTATTTACAAAGAAAGATAACACGCTGGGCGTGGTAACACCATGGATTTTGACCAATCTCCTGATCGTCGAGCCTCACAGGCAAGCTTCTTATCTCTGCAACAGCTTGACCCTTCCCCGATAGATTCTCCGCCAGCAGATCCCGCTATTGACCGCCGTGATCTTGGACCATCACCTCGAGGAAGCGATGATGGGTACGAGATGGTGACCGCCGAAGAAATGGAGAACAGCATTTCATCTGTCAGGGCCCCTTCGACCGGTGCTCCAGGTTTGAGTGCAAGCACGAACCTCAACCGGTCTGGAACTGGTCCTGGCCCTATTTTCTATCGTAAGGATATACTCATGTGTATAACACTCAACAGAACCATGCTTACTTCCGATTAGTTATGCGGATTCAGAAGTTCTCAAGTTACGCAATGGGCATATTCACATCCCTTCATCTTGCCAACGTTTCCCTCATCCCCGCTATCACTCGCTCGGTTCCCGGTTCCGAAACCTACCTCCTTATGACTCGTGAAATTTACCAAACCTCACTCACCGAACCCATACTGGTTGCTCTGCCTATTATCGCCCATATCGGATCAGGTATTGCCCTTCGACTGCTGAGGAGGTCGCAGAACATGCAGCGTTATGGCGCAGCAACCCCAGGAATGTACGCTCTTCATCGCTCAAGGACAGAACTTGAAAAGGATCAAAAGAGTGCCAGGGCCGCTTCACCGTGGCCATCGTTGAGCTACATCTCGATCTCCGGATACACCTTTACCCTCTTCTTCACCGCCCATGTCTTTGTCAATCGTATCTTACCTCTACAAGTTGAGGGTGATAGCTCCAACATTGGCCTCGCCTACGTCGCACATGCTTTCGCTCGACATCCCATCACGTCTTGGTTCTCTTATGTCGGTCTTCTTGCCGCTGGCTGTGGTCATATGGTTTGGGGTCAGGCTAAGTGGTTCGGCCTGTCTCCTACTACCAAGTATATCTGGGGAACAAGCAGCGTTCCcgccgagaagaaggctatgAAGCAACGAAGGCGGAAATGGGTTGCTCTTCACGGCGCTTCCGTTGCGTTCGCTGCACTTTGGGCGGTCGGAGGACTGGGTGTTGTCGCAAGAGGCGGACTTATGGACGGCTGGGTTGGCAAAGTCTATGATGATCTCTTCTCGGCGATCGGGTTGTAAAAGCAGAGTTAGTACAGCATCTTCGGAGTTTGGGAACACTTATACGGTAGACATCAGGTTTCTACCTTGACACGCATTATGGAAATACCCTGCGTTCATACATCAGAGAAAGAGGTAAATAAGCATAAGGACGTCAGAAAGAACTTTAATGAACATATTTCGATACTAGGAGAACTATGTTGGCGTTATGCTCCTTACAAGTGGTGATTATTATTTCCTTGTACTCATCCATTCAAACATATGCGTTTCCCACTGTCCACCCAGGCATACTTGAATTGTGAATGGTGTGGTTACATGTCCATACACGGGTGAATATACCAAGGGGCAATACAGGACAAAGGGACCAATATAATGAAATGGCTATTAATGTTGAAAATGTTGAATAGGTCCTCTGTATCTGGGGTCTTACACACACAATGCCTTCATCCCCAACCAAAATTTCAGATACCACACGTACAGGGTAAGCGCCAGGACGACAAGCTCTAACTACCGCCACCGATGTTTTTACTCTTCCTCGAGCATCTTCTGCTCCAACATCATCTTGACATCCAAACATAGAAACTTACTTTGAAGCGTTGCAGCTGCAGGCAGGCTTGGGCTGCTCAGCGCAACAAGCGATTTCAAATGTCAAAGCGCAAGGGTACATACGGCGAGGAGAGCTCTGACCCTCACACCCATGATGTAGTTCAACCTCGGCCATTAAAGCGTTCATGCATCCCCAATGCAGCTTGCAACCCGCTATCCCAGGATATACTTACCAGAATATCTTCTGAAATACTTTTACGAATCCTTTCATTCCTTCCATCATCCGAGCTTCTCAACATCTCCCCCACTTCCCGCCGCCTTTACCGCCTTGCCTCAGATGCTCACCTGTGGCGCGAACATTACTACGAGCGGTTTGTCCTCCCACGCGCGTTGCGTATACCTGGATTTCGCATCGGTGGAGCTGGCGGTACCCGACTTCAATACTCGGCGCGACGGGCTGTGTGGGCAGACGGAAGAAAAGGCAGAGCGCCGGATGATGCCTTCTTGAAAGAAGGCAGCAAGAACGAGAGCATTGATTGGAAGAGACAATACAAGTTGCGCCATAACTGGGCCAGAGGTAAATGTGCAGTGGAGGAAGTCAGCGTGCGGGATGCGTCAGAAGAGGGTGATGGGCAAAAGAGAACGCTGATCAAGGTCGTTGATGGCATAGCGATAACGGCCGACTCGGAATCTGGATTGCGTGCATGGGACCTCCGGACGCGACGGCCGACCGCGCAACTCGATTTTCGCGAGGGCGACGAACATGATGATAATGCACCGACATCACTGGCAGTGGACGAAAACAGCTCTGTGACAGAGGTGGATATCGCAGTGGGATTCGCTGATGGCGGCTTCGGACTGTGGCGATTGAACTTGGAACAACAAGAATTGACGCGGAGATACCGGCACGAGAAAAGCCGCAACGGGGAAATTATCGCGGTTGCTTGCGGCCATCCTTATGTATTGACTGCAACGGCGGCTGGTCTGATCTCACTCTACACATTTAATCGACCGGCCCCTGAGCCGACAGACGACTTTACGAACAATGCCAGTGAGATTAGCGAACCGCTCTCGCACGGGACAGCGGAGCTACAGCTGAAGCCTCGAAACATTGGCACGATCCTGCCGCCGCCCTATCTTCTTACGTCTCTCAAGTCGCACACCACACACCTTCCTCTCGCTTTATCGATTCGACGTATGTCGGCCTCCGTAAGCGCCTCTATCGCGTACACCTTCCCTGTCCGCGACGGCTGGTGTATCGGCGTCCAAGACCTACTCATAACGCCGTCTCCGGATGCCTCCGGCGTTGACAGATTGACATCCCGCCTTGCTTCGACACTCCCCATTGCAGCCTCAGGCGGTGTCGATACTGCCCGAGCTCATGGGTCACATTCAGAGCTTATGACCCTCTGTTACAGCCACCCATACCTCCTCGCCACACTACCAGACAACACGCTCGTTTTATACCTCTGCacgtcaaccaccaaatctTTCTCGCTGTCTTCTGGCATCCGCCTCTGGGGCCACACGTCAGGCATCTCGGACGCTGAAATTACACCGCGGGGTAAGGCTGTTAGTATAAGCACACGGGGCGACGAGATCCGCGTATGGGAGCTAGAGGGCCGCGTCGGAGGCAGCAGCATCGAGGTGCGACCTACGACCAGGCAACCGGCTGATGGCACAGGCAGTCCTACAACAGTACCGCGGGCCGAGTGGGAGGACCGCAGAAATTGGGTCGGCTTTGACGATGAGATGGTCATCGTTCTCAAAGAGACACGAGACGGTCGCGAGAGCTTGATGGTTTACGACTTTACATGATGCCGACTGCCCGACACCGCCATTCTCAACAAGTCAAAAGCGACTTCAACATTGTTCTACTGAGAAATGGACAACATACATTCGCGTCGGGACTTTACCGACAATGGCAATCGCCGCCGCCTCCGGCTCACGCCACGTTCCTATCGAAGGACGCCAGCTAGACGTGGCATTTTAACCAGCCACGGCAGTCTGCAAGTGACAACACCAGAGTGCGTACCATGATTCGACGAAAGTCCTGGCAGCCACCCGTTGCAAACCAATGCTTGTCCATTGAGGCTCTAGGCACCAAGGCAGCACGGCTCAAAGTCCTAGCAAGCCTTGCTTACGCGGAGCGGACACAAGGTTGGCGCATCATCAGTGATACGAATGAAGAAAGAAGTATGTCGACTGGGCCCAGCTGTTTAGTTAATCGTAGCAACTGATAACCTGACTGTCCAGGCGTTGCAATTAAACTCTGAGCGACATACCGACGGATCGTCCGACACAGTTACTGGCTCGTAGGCCGGAGCATCAATCCAGGCACTTCCGTTTCGCTAGCTGAAGCTTATCGAGACATGGAAAGCCAATTCGGAAAAAGGCAACGCAAGCCAAACCAAGGTCGTACAAAAGCTACATCTCATCAGGGGTGGCTGTATGGACTCGCTGGGCTGAAATGTCTTGAATAGCCTGAGGCCACTAATCTGGGGCGACTTGCTGGGTTGTTTACTgtagatacctaggtaatgAGCGATCAATGCGTCAACGCAAACATTAAACCTGATCCTGAGAGGGGAGATCTTCAGGCCCCCGTGTTTCTGAAACAACACCCATTGACTCAACGATGCACCAGACGTATTGGCGTTGCATATCATGTCATGCATTGTGTAGCTCCACAGCATGAAACGGAGAACGAAGGTCACACTGACAGCGCATCAGAGAGGAGACAAGGGAAGAAACAAGAGAGAGTAACTTTCAATCCCATTGTACCATTCCAGTAGACGTGGGAATCAGCTGCGCTATGCCATTGGGTTTCCTCTACCCAAGCAGATGCTGACACGCCAAGGTGCTGAAACAACCATGGATGGAAATAGTACAGTGCCTTGTGCCAGCGTATCAGCTACGTCAATTGAGTTCTGCTTGGATTCATCTATTGTTTGCCTGACAGCCTTAGCCTTATCCTGTGTCGCCCACAGAGCCAACATGCGCCACGCCGCCAGGCtttttcttggccttgaccgCATGTTTCTTTGTAAAGAGGCAATGTGTTAGACTTGTACTGTgaaatacctacctactaaggtacgtAAACACTGGATTAGACCGTTAGAAAGTGCACGTTGCCGGTGTTCGTAACCGTCGAGAACAAAGACCCCCACCAAGCAAGGGGTATGGACTTTCACATGGTAGCAACAGAGGAGCCATTTTCCTATTCTCTGTCTAATCAAGTCAAGTCTAGGAACAAGACCCAGATGATTGACCGGATGTTGTGGGGCCCGTCCTTTATACCTATACCTAGTAGAGTTGAGTTGTCTTGTGGTCATGGATGATAGTGGGGATTTTTCTGTAGGCGGAGGAAGGACAGGGCAGGACAGGCAGGCGGCGGTTATATGTAGTTTGGGGAGTGTGATTATCACGGATTTGGATATGCGAAGTTGACTTGTCATCGAATGCCATTGACACAAGAATACTGCGTAGAATAGATATGTTTTGGAGCTGTGACAAAGGATCAACCATGGGCCCAGGAAGCAGTAATAAAAACAAAGACGTTGATACACAGCAAACACTGAAAAAACAAGTGTCGAAACTGACGACTCAAATGGAATTTGGCTTAAGAGTTGTTACCCGTGCACGCGGCCCGAATCTATGTACTAGATAGATACAACCTAACCGCCCAACAAGGCAATATCTCACCAATTGTCATCAGAGATTGGCTGAACTGAAAGACGGTAGGGTAGACACATGGAAAACGGAGGACCGATCATTAGGTATGTAGATATTTACGAGACAGCTTAGACAGAGACGGTGGATCAAGTTACGCTCACCGTTTCTTTGAGAATAACGCTGTAGGAGGAACTCATGGTCATAACGAGCAGTGGGGTCACAGCTGAAAGATACCTCTactacatacctacctacctagaagAGAACAGATGCATTCTTCTGGTTGACGCTGTAAGCGTATGAAACATGTAATTGATCCCTCAAAATAGCGCTATACACTCCGCTCCATTGTGAATGACGTGGGTCAAAAGTGAGATATAATATCTCATTCAATTGTCGGAGTGAATTGACTCAATTCGACCTCTCCATCGCGGGGTACCACGAATGGAAGCGAACCAACAGCGCATTCACAGGTTCGCACCCGCTAGAAAACAGCACTAGAGTTAGGTTAGTAACTGCCCGCGTTAGAACGATGGATGGACCCAATACGCCCGTCAAATAAATCTAAGCCCCTGTGACATGGAAGGTCTTTGATATGACGTCTTTCGCTAGCACACCTATGCACATGCGCGGGCAGTTCTAAATCTGAGGGTCTAGATCGTGTTAGATCCAGCAATGCCTTGGATTATTGCATCCATCTCTAACATCGTCAAATGAATGAATAGGTATCAATGGGAAAGAACAGCTCGGAGGATGCTGACCGCTCTCGATAAGAATCAATCCATCAACTAATCTTTCCGCCGTCGCACCCGTCGGTCAATACTAGCATCAGCTCTCATTGGTGTAAAGTtggctaggtaggtagtagttAGGTTACTGTTCTTGGTTCCCTGTGTTGACACTGAGACAATGGTTAACAATGACTTGCTTGATGTCGGATGTCCTCCTAATGCTGATGCGCAACACACTTCTTCCCCTCCCTTACCTTCGCTGACTTTCCGAAAGCGACCTAGGACCCAGGGCATGTCTGGCACTGATTATCTCCGATCCTGTAAGGCCATGCGCTGCCATGCCATGCAATGCGGTGCGGGAGTTGCTTAGTCTCGTGCGTGTTTTACCTTGGGACTTTTCGCTTTAACTTGACGCGCTCAGACAATGTCTCAAATTCTCCCACAAAGAAGTGTTTTGTCTCAGGCCGAGGCAATCAAATGACCGAATGTACGGTAGTAGCAGCGGTGCTTCACGGAAACATGCCTCGTGAGCCTCAGAGACACACACTCTTATCAAGCTGCGGTCCTCTCAGGTTTGAAGGCCGCCCTCTAGGAGCAAGCCTTGACGGCCACCATGACAACCATGAGCACATGGAGTGGATGGGACGGAGGGTTCACGCGCCGACCGGGCCGTTTCACAACCATGGTATTGGAGAAGTCGACTATGGCACCAATTCGTGGAGGTTAGATGCTACCAGGGGTTCTTCGATACGACCCCTTGAAATGAAAAGGGCATCCTGTATTATTAGTTGAGCATCTCGTTATCTAAAGATTCGACAATCGATCATAGTCATGCGCTCCTTCAATCACTCACCTGCCACAACGTCGATTGATGATCAAGAAATGAATGGTGGGGAACCCTGTTAGCAATGCAATacctccaccacctcctccaccGCTTCTACTACTACTGTAAGCCCAAAATCTGGAGAACGGTCTACTTGATCGATAAACCACGAAACAAGCTgtgcaaaaaaaaaaagaaagaaaaaaaaagataattacgAGTCGAGTCGATCTGACGAAAGGACGTGGTTAGGCTGACTTCTCGGCTTAGATTTATCCTAACTTTGCTTATATAAGTTATCTTATATATACAAATAAGTACTTAAGTTAACATAGttctatataaaagttaTACTTCagattataatttttattaaaagtttatattcttaatttataaagtaaaaattaaaattaactattatattaaaaatattataagattatatttttattagatatattttactttagctttaaaagtattgacttttaataagaattataatcttaGGCATAACTTTTGCATAGCTGCTATACTTATAGAGTCTGCACTTCCTAAGTCCGATTCTTCATTCGGTTGAGCCGGACACTCATCACTGATCAGCTCGGGACACGGATAGCACAGCAAGCCATACAGAATTACAAAGCCAATACTTAGCGGTATAAACAGAAAGGAACCGGACTTGTATTGCCCTTCAGCATAGGTTGTCTTTTGTTGACAGACGGAATCGATAGAGAGAATGCATACCAAAATACTTCATGCAATCTTCAGAACCCATCGATAACAAATGAACTCATGGCATTGACATCGAGACACAGAGTGTTTAGGATTTGGCCATGGTGTATGTAAATGCAATCATACAATTCAATTCATCGTCAACGCCTAGCAGCCAGTTAGTTACCAATCAACAATCTTTCCAGAAGCCTCCCAGGTACCAATTTGGCAGAGTCGTTATCGATAATCTACGGTGATGTTCGTCAATCATTAGGCCAGCCACTCACTCCCCCTGTCATGATGCACATCCATCTCA carries:
- a CDS encoding hypothetical protein (BUSCO:56735at5125), with translation MKLVPVPPSTLSPYSVGGAQSFPIKHSTVDEIHIFLTANPPYALEENIKQRNMPPRHQTLPAAQTAAAREAQKSFYCQLCSKGYSRMNDYEAHLGSYDHSHKQRLKDMKAMVRDPNAGSRARKAEAKADGLISIKLPGQEAAVSTGGGGGGFKKGGFKKSGFKSAFTKVESSGSGSTPSITENLKPTNAFEPAPINPGLQKNLSSESDTEDEGYEVYNPRFPTN
- a CDS encoding hypothetical protein (BUSCO:19301at5125), whose product is MSKRKGTYGEESSDPHTHDVVQPRPLKRSCIPNAACNPLSQDILTRISSEILLRILSFLPSSELLNISPTSRRLYRLASDAHLWREHYYERFVLPRALRIPGFRIGGAGGTRLQYSARRAVWADGRKGRAPDDAFLKEGSKNESIDWKRQYKLRHNWARGKCAVEEVSVRDASEEGDGQKRTLIKVVDGIAITADSESGLRAWDLRTRRPTAQLDFREGDEHDDNAPTSLAVDENSSVTEVDIAVGFADGGFGLWRLNLEQQELTRRYRHEKSRNGEIIAVACGHPYVLTATAAGLISLYTFNRPAPEPTDDFTNNASEISEPLSHGTAELQLKPRNIGTILPPPYLLTSLKSHTTHLPLALSIRRMSASVSASIAYTFPVRDGWCIGVQDLLITPSPDASGVDRLTSRLASTLPIAASGGVDTARAHGSHSELMTLCYSHPYLLATLPDNTLVLYLCTSTTKSFSLSSGIRLWGHTSGISDAEITPRGKAVSISTRGDEIRVWELEGRVGGSSIEVRPTTRQPADGTGSPTTVPRAEWEDRRNWVGFDDEMVIVLKETRDGRESLMVYDFT
- a CDS encoding hypothetical protein (TransMembrane:5 (i105-129o149-169i210-231o260-279i314-337o)~BUSCO:36713at5125), with translation MDFDQSPDRRASQASFLSLQQLDPSPIDSPPADPAIDRRDLGPSPRGSDDGYEMVTAEEMENSISSVRAPSTGAPGLSASTNLNRSGTGPGPIFYLMRIQKFSSYAMGIFTSLHLANVSLIPAITRSVPGSETYLLMTREIYQTSLTEPILVALPIIAHIGSGIALRLLRRSQNMQRYGAATPGMYALHRSRTELEKDQKSARAASPWPSLSYISISGYTFTLFFTAHVFVNRILPLQVEGDSSNIGLAYVAHAFARHPITSWFSYVGLLAAGCGHMVWGQAKWFGLSPTTKYIWGTSSVPAEKKAMKQRRRKWVALHGASVAFAALWAVGGLGVVARGGLMDGWVGKVYDDLFSAIGL